One Glycine soja cultivar W05 chromosome 2, ASM419377v2, whole genome shotgun sequence genomic region harbors:
- the LOC114380039 gene encoding uncharacterized protein LOC114380039, which produces MEEHLTPLAVTHLLQHTLRSLCSHENSQWVYAVFWRILPRNYPPPKWEGQGAYDRSRGNRRNWILVWEDGFCNFAASAAPEINSGDCSTPPAYGNCEFQPYQGLQPELFFKMSHEIYNYGEGLIGKVAADHSHKWIYKEPNDQEINFLTAWHNSADSHPRTWEAQFLSGIKTIALIAVREGVVQLGAVHKVIEDLSYVVLLRKKFSYIESIPGVLLPHPSSSAYPYKVEGGGGYGALEQWQHFHGISNNHHHHHLSSSPQQAELYDHHAGHFNLPLKITPSMSSLEALLSKLPSVVPPSTQQQQSLLPSQRPLEFMGMQKVAKEELEEEVYRPELDIGESSSSMPEVGYHHQHQHQHQHHHQHHFHQVQNNNNNNVTRSGANNGF; this is translated from the exons ATGGAAGAACATCTCACTCCATTGGCTGTTACCCATCTCCTTCAACACACTCTCAGAAGTTTGTGCAGCCATGAAAATTCTCAATGGGTCTATGCagtcttctggaggatcttgcCTAGAAACTACCCTCCACCCAA GTGGGAAGGACAAGGGGCTTATGATAGATCAAGAGGAAACAGAAGGAATTG gATATTGGTGTGGGAAGATGGTTTCTGCAATTTTGCTGCCTCAGCAGCACCTGAAATTAACTCAGGTGATTGTTCTACCCCACCTGCTTATGGGAACTGTGAATTTCAGCCCTACCAAGGGCTTCAACCGGAGCTCTTCTTCAAGATGTCACATGAGATCTATAACTATGGAGAAGG GTTGATAGGAAAAGTGGCTGCAGATCACAGCCACAAGTGGATATACAAAGAGCCTAATGATCAAGAAATCAACTTCTTGACAGCATGGCACAATTCAGCAGATTCG CACCCTAGGACTTGGGAAGCCCAGTTCCTGTCTGGTATAAAG ACCATAGCTCTCATTGCTGTAAGAGAAGGTGTTGTTCAATTAGGAGCTGTTCACAAG GTGATTGAAGACCTGAGCTATGTGGTACTTTTGAGAAAAAAGTTCAGCTACATTGAGAGCATCCCTGGTGTGCTGTTGCCACACCCTTCATCTTCAGCATACCCCTACAAagtagaaggaggaggagggtaTGGAGCACTAGAACAATGGCAGCATTTCCATGGAATTAGcaacaaccaccaccaccaccacctttcatcatcaCCCCAACAAGCTGAACTATATGATCACCATGCAGGCCACTTCAACTTGCCACTCAAGATAACTCCTTCAATGAGTAGCCTTGAGGCACTTCTCTCCAAGCTCCCCTCAGTGGTGCCACCatcaacacaacaacaacaatcactCTTGCCATCACAAAGGCCATTGGAGTTCATGGGAATGCAGAAAGTGGCAAAGGAAGAGTTGGAAGAAGAGGTGTACAGACCAGAACTTGACATAGGTGAGAGTAGCAGCTCCATGCCAGAAGTAGGGTACCACCACCAacaccaacatcaacatcaacatcatcatcaacatcacttCCATCAAGttcagaataataataataataatgtaactaGGAGTGGAGCCAAcaatggattttga